A genomic window from Bacteroidota bacterium includes:
- a CDS encoding T9SS type A sorting domain-containing protein — translation MKQPKNFSVAGGGSISAINYSPINPNYWYLLTTGGNFYYSTDAGDTWTMTSGFDGPGSHYFYGASIEPSKTTLGVVYIGGSGYDNPAVYVSEDNGVSFTGLTDGMPSTLVYDLAISTNDSLLFAATEVAPYVYVKAENKWYDLSGVDAPLQTYWSVDFVDEIQSVRFGTYGRGTWAFKLYEEPEVIAVDDINDVEVLKVYPNPAVNSVQLLVSAFIPDATIDIIDMQGNIVTSKNAAINKNIPYKLNVNNLGAGQYFIRITGRGAPLIEKLIITK, via the coding sequence GTGAAACAACCTAAAAACTTTTCAGTTGCCGGAGGCGGTTCAATTTCTGCTATTAATTATTCACCTATAAATCCAAATTATTGGTATTTGCTTACAACCGGCGGTAATTTTTATTATTCAACTGATGCAGGTGATACATGGACAATGACTTCCGGTTTCGACGGACCGGGTTCGCATTATTTTTATGGCGCCAGTATCGAACCATCTAAAACAACATTAGGTGTGGTGTATATTGGGGGAAGCGGATATGATAATCCGGCAGTATATGTTTCTGAAGATAATGGTGTGAGTTTCACCGGACTTACAGATGGAATGCCTTCAACATTGGTTTACGATTTAGCAATTTCTACCAACGATAGTTTATTATTTGCGGCTACTGAAGTTGCTCCTTATGTTTATGTGAAAGCAGAAAATAAATGGTATGATTTATCAGGTGTGGACGCACCTTTGCAAACTTATTGGAGTGTTGATTTTGTTGATGAAATTCAATCTGTGCGTTTTGGAACTTACGGCCGCGGTACCTGGGCGTTTAAATTGTATGAAGAACCTGAAGTAATTGCTGTTGATGATATTAATGATGTTGAAGTATTAAAGGTTTATCCAAATCCTGCAGTTAACAGCGTTCAATTACTAGTGAGTGCATTTATACCGGATGCAACAATTGACATTATTGATATGCAGGGAAATATTGTAACATCAAAAAATGCTGCCATCAACAAAAATATTCCTTACAAATTAAATGTAAATAACCTTGGAGCCGGACAATATTTTATCCGGATAACAGGACGAGGTGCGCCTTTAATTGAAAAACTGATTATAACAAAATAG
- a CDS encoding choice-of-anchor L domain-containing protein has product MKKTLLLPLFVLPLAFNAGAQLVVTDEPNDTTFIYSLAGPGIVVSNIERTCADGASGFFDATSANVGIDNGIALTSGTLLNTLGPNNMGSASGYNGTLGDADLDAVTIWTTYDACIIEFDMDVAADTLKLQYVFGSEEYAEFVGSGFNDVFAFWVSGPDILTPVNIAVVPGTDIPVTINNINDATNPEYYLYNGDGFSDPYASDVAYVQYDGLTTVLLATIPVTAGGTYHMKMAVADAGDGILDSGVFLETGSLGSLRMQHQTLADNDLTYAVEKCANGYFKITNEVPCAEPLVIDYYIAGSATNGVDYELIPNQLTIPAFESEGIIEIIPLHDAVAESFESVELYLYNPQSGFVYDTLSLLIDDEPAPASFTSAEDELTISFTETSGVAESVSWDFGDGNTSNELNPVHTYAVAGLYEVCLSIVNVYGCDDITCQTTEVGVDLAVNDLDNNITISPNPANEFIQVAFTTPLSGNVVIQVKNIVGEVVNTTSAASSNTTINISNLAAGIYFVEINNNGTIVSQKIEKL; this is encoded by the coding sequence ATGAAAAAAACTTTACTCCTCCCTTTGTTCGTTTTGCCGCTTGCATTTAATGCAGGAGCTCAGCTCGTCGTAACCGATGAACCAAACGATACTACCTTTATTTACTCCCTTGCAGGTCCCGGTATAGTTGTTTCAAATATTGAACGAACCTGTGCTGATGGTGCTTCCGGCTTTTTTGATGCAACCTCAGCAAATGTGGGCATCGATAACGGAATTGCACTTACTTCCGGAACATTATTAAATACCCTTGGCCCAAATAATATGGGTTCTGCTTCCGGTTACAACGGTACTTTAGGTGACGCCGATTTAGATGCAGTTACCATTTGGACAACTTATGATGCCTGTATTATTGAGTTTGATATGGACGTTGCAGCCGATACACTTAAATTACAATATGTATTTGGCTCAGAAGAATATGCTGAATTTGTTGGTAGCGGATTTAATGATGTATTTGCTTTTTGGGTAAGTGGCCCTGATATTTTAACACCTGTAAATATTGCAGTTGTTCCCGGTACTGATATACCTGTAACAATTAATAATATTAATGATGCAACAAATCCTGAATATTATTTATATAATGGTGATGGTTTTTCTGATCCTTATGCATCTGATGTTGCCTATGTTCAATATGATGGTTTAACTACCGTTTTACTTGCTACAATTCCGGTAACTGCCGGTGGCACTTATCATATGAAAATGGCTGTTGCTGATGCTGGTGATGGCATTCTCGATTCAGGCGTGTTTTTAGAAACCGGCTCATTAGGCAGTCTGCGCATGCAACATCAAACATTAGCAGATAATGATTTAACCTATGCCGTTGAAAAATGTGCAAATGGTTATTTCAAAATTACGAACGAAGTACCTTGTGCAGAACCTTTAGTGATTGATTATTATATTGCAGGTAGCGCAACAAATGGTGTTGACTATGAATTAATTCCTAATCAACTTACTATTCCTGCTTTTGAAAGTGAAGGTATTATCGAAATTATTCCATTACACGATGCAGTTGCTGAAAGTTTCGAAAGCGTAGAATTATATTTATATAATCCACAATCAGGATTTGTTTACGATACACTTTCTTTATTAATTGATGATGAACCTGCACCGGCATCATTTACATCTGCAGAGGATGAATTAACCATCAGCTTTACTGAAACTTCAGGTGTTGCTGAATCAGTGAGTTGGGATTTTGGTGATGGCAATACTTCAAACGAATTAAACCCTGTGCACACCTATGCTGTAGCAGGCCTTTATGAAGTTTGTTTATCAATTGTAAATGTTTATGGTTGTGATGACATCACATGCCAAACAACTGAAGTAGGTGTTGACCTGGCTGTAAATGACCTTGATAACAATATTACAATATCTCCAAATCCGGCAAATGAATTTATTCAGGTTGCATTTACAACTCCGCTTTCAGGAAATGTTGTAATTCAGGTAAAAAATATTGTTGGTGAAGTAGTAAATACAACTTCTGCAGCATCATCTAACACAACAATTAATATCAGCAATTTAGCAGCTGGTATCTATTTCGTGGAAATAAATAATAACGGAACAATTGTTTCACAAAAAATTGAAAAATTGTAA
- a CDS encoding methyltransferase, with product MSAFQFKQFTIYQDKTAMKVGTDGVLLGAWAAQRIGGSAILDIGTGTGLIALMLAQKFPAAAICAIERNEDAFVQARENIANSKWSNHIQIHHIDLQDFILQSDSKFDVLVCNPPYFIRGWQVEDVARKMARDADHLPHDLLIAGCKSLLTAEGHLYIILPVTEAALFIVAAEASGFYCNRKTNVITRDGQAPKRVLMDFSAISESVIEDFIQIADAENNYTDGYKNLTSDYYLNF from the coding sequence ATGTCCGCTTTTCAATTTAAACAATTTACGATATATCAGGATAAAACAGCCATGAAAGTGGGCACCGATGGGGTTTTATTAGGTGCCTGGGCAGCTCAACGGATAGGTGGAAGTGCCATTTTGGACATTGGCACCGGAACGGGATTGATTGCCCTGATGCTAGCACAAAAATTTCCTGCTGCAGCCATTTGTGCTATTGAAAGAAATGAAGACGCATTTGTTCAGGCCAGGGAAAATATCGCAAATAGCAAATGGAGCAATCATATTCAAATACATCATATTGATTTACAGGATTTTATTTTACAATCAGATTCGAAATTTGATGTGCTAGTTTGTAATCCGCCGTATTTTATAAGGGGTTGGCAAGTGGAAGATGTTGCGCGAAAAATGGCAAGAGATGCCGACCATTTACCGCATGATTTATTAATAGCAGGTTGTAAATCATTATTAACAGCGGAGGGACATTTATATATAATTCTTCCGGTAACTGAAGCTGCATTATTTATTGTGGCTGCTGAAGCAAGTGGATTTTATTGTAATCGGAAAACCAATGTAATCACACGAGACGGGCAGGCTCCTAAAAGGGTATTAATGGACTTTTCTGCCATATCGGAAAGTGTAATAGAAGATTTTATACAAATTGCAGATGCTGAAAATAATTATACTGACGGTTACAAAAATTTAACATCCGACTATTACCTGAACTTCTAA
- a CDS encoding glutamate--tRNA ligase: MEQQVRLRYAPSPTGAQHLGGIRTALYNYLFVKKMGGKLILRIEDTDQTRYVPGAEEYVINSCKWAGIEFDEGVHIGGPHAPYRQSERKALYRKYADELIEKGHAYYAFDTPEEIEAMRNRMMEQGNPSPAYDHITRQYMQNSVALSKDEVDRRLQNGDPYVIRIKMPRNEEIKFNDLIRGWVTFNSSQLDDKVLFKSDGMPTYHLANVVDDYLMKITHVVRGEEWLPSAPTHVMTYKMFGWEDVMPAFAHLPLILKPEGNGKLSKRDGDKYGFPLYSLDWKEQNISGLKEKGFLPEAYINFIAFLGWNPGTDQEVFSREELIQAFSFERIGKSGARFDPEKAKWFNQQHIKLKSGEELAELLIPYLQQKNLTFDHSYLVKVCNAMKERAVFIPDLYEAGKFFFEDITYFDEDTIRKKWKPEKKEIFVNLIGEIESITNFTEPEIETTVKTFMKNNNLGMGDVMPILRVALAGGLQGPPVFAMMDVLGKNISVTRLHNSIKIFDNFQ; this comes from the coding sequence ATGGAGCAACAAGTACGATTAAGATATGCGCCGAGTCCGACCGGGGCTCAGCACCTTGGAGGTATACGAACCGCCCTGTATAACTATTTATTTGTGAAAAAAATGGGTGGTAAACTCATTTTACGTATTGAAGATACCGACCAAACCAGATATGTGCCCGGTGCCGAAGAATATGTAATAAATAGTTGCAAATGGGCCGGAATTGAATTTGATGAAGGTGTACACATAGGTGGCCCGCATGCGCCTTACCGCCAAAGTGAACGCAAAGCGTTATATCGCAAATATGCTGATGAACTTATTGAAAAAGGACATGCCTATTATGCATTCGACACACCTGAAGAAATTGAAGCTATGCGCAACCGTATGATGGAACAGGGAAATCCTTCTCCGGCATATGACCACATTACCCGTCAGTACATGCAAAATTCAGTTGCTTTAAGTAAAGATGAAGTGGACCGCAGATTACAAAATGGCGACCCTTATGTTATCAGAATAAAAATGCCGCGCAATGAAGAAATTAAATTTAACGACCTCATCAGAGGCTGGGTAACATTTAATTCGTCGCAGCTGGATGATAAGGTTTTATTTAAAAGTGATGGCATGCCTACTTACCATTTGGCAAATGTGGTGGATGATTACCTGATGAAAATTACACATGTGGTGCGCGGTGAAGAGTGGTTGCCAAGTGCACCAACTCATGTTATGACTTATAAAATGTTTGGGTGGGAAGATGTAATGCCTGCTTTTGCGCATTTACCGCTTATATTAAAACCCGAAGGCAACGGAAAATTAAGTAAACGCGATGGCGATAAATATGGTTTTCCACTTTATTCGCTCGACTGGAAAGAACAAAATATTTCGGGATTAAAAGAAAAAGGATTTTTACCTGAAGCCTATATTAATTTTATTGCATTTTTAGGATGGAACCCAGGAACCGACCAGGAAGTATTTTCACGCGAAGAATTGATTCAGGCCTTTAGTTTTGAGCGTATCGGGAAATCGGGAGCACGTTTCGATCCTGAAAAAGCAAAGTGGTTTAATCAGCAACACATTAAATTAAAATCAGGTGAAGAACTTGCAGAATTATTAATTCCATATCTGCAACAAAAAAACCTTACTTTTGACCATTCATATTTAGTAAAGGTTTGTAATGCAATGAAAGAGCGGGCAGTGTTCATTCCCGATTTGTATGAAGCTGGTAAATTCTTTTTTGAAGACATTACTTATTTTGATGAGGATACCATTCGCAAGAAATGGAAACCTGAAAAAAAAGAAATCTTTGTAAATTTGATTGGTGAAATTGAATCTATTACTAATTTTACCGAACCGGAAATTGAGACAACAGTTAAAACGTTTATGAAAAATAACAATTTGGGCATGGGAGATGTTATGCCGATTTTGAGAGTGGCACTCGCCGGCGGTTTACAAGGACCACCAGTTTTTGCTATGATGGACGTATTAGGAAAAAATATTTCTGTTACCCGTTTGCATAATTCAATTAAAATATTTGATAACTTTCAGTGA
- a CDS encoding polysaccharide deacetylase family protein translates to MYFIKTPWYLKSVYPSLVWDMPKPNTVYLTFDDGPVPGVTDVILDMLKAQSIKATFFCIGDNVQKHPELFNRIKNEGHAIGNHTYHHLNGWKTENPVYFEDIAACDEIIHSELFRPPYGRIGFNQIQELKKKYTIVMWDVLSGDFDLDIDATQCIKNVTEHVTDGSVIVFHDSEKAKERVLPALPEVIETLVNRGFRFESIIPGMHNGLVPTH, encoded by the coding sequence ATGTATTTTATAAAAACACCCTGGTATTTAAAAAGTGTGTATCCAAGTTTAGTTTGGGATATGCCTAAACCAAATACCGTTTACCTCACGTTTGATGATGGTCCGGTGCCGGGTGTTACTGATGTTATTCTGGATATGCTTAAAGCGCAGTCAATAAAAGCAACTTTTTTTTGTATTGGCGATAACGTGCAAAAACATCCGGAATTATTCAACAGAATTAAAAACGAAGGTCATGCAATTGGCAATCATACCTATCATCATTTAAACGGATGGAAAACAGAAAATCCTGTTTATTTTGAAGATATTGCTGCCTGCGATGAAATAATACATTCCGAATTATTCAGACCACCATATGGTAGAATCGGATTTAATCAGATTCAGGAATTGAAAAAAAAATATACCATTGTAATGTGGGATGTTTTAAGTGGAGATTTTGATTTAGATATAGATGCAACACAATGTATTAAAAATGTTACTGAACATGTTACCGATGGTTCCGTAATTGTTTTTCACGATAGCGAAAAAGCTAAAGAACGTGTATTACCTGCATTGCCGGAAGTGATTGAAACACTTGTAAACAGAGGGTTTCGATTTGAATCAATTATTCCCGGTATGCACAACGGTTTAGTTCCCACACATTAA
- a CDS encoding TatD family hydrolase, translating to MIDTHAHIYLPEFDHDRAQMIQRAKSAGVSKILLPAIDSEVINEMLHLAETEKGYCLPMMGLHPCSVKNEFEKELSIVTEYLNNPEYDFIAVGECGLDYYWDKTFVPQQKEAFAFQIQLAKEHKLPIVIHSRESTDDCIEMIAQYKDADLRGVFHCFSGTIEQLEKIIALDFYAGIGGVSTFKNGGLDKILTEKHLQHVLLETDAPYLAPVPFRGKRNEPAYLSYVKTRLSEILQIDPVIIDEVTTANAQQLFF from the coding sequence ATGATTGATACGCATGCGCATATTTATTTACCGGAGTTTGATCACGACAGAGCTCAAATGATTCAGCGTGCAAAATCGGCAGGTGTATCTAAAATATTATTACCTGCTATCGACAGTGAAGTAATAAATGAAATGCTGCATCTTGCCGAAACTGAAAAAGGATATTGTTTACCAATGATGGGATTACATCCCTGCAGTGTTAAAAATGAATTTGAAAAAGAATTATCCATCGTAACCGAATATTTAAATAATCCGGAATATGATTTTATTGCGGTGGGTGAATGCGGATTAGATTATTATTGGGATAAAACATTTGTGCCTCAACAAAAAGAAGCATTTGCTTTTCAAATTCAATTGGCGAAAGAACATAAATTACCGATTGTAATTCATTCAAGAGAATCAACCGACGATTGTATTGAAATGATTGCACAATATAAGGATGCAGACCTGCGTGGCGTTTTCCATTGTTTTTCCGGAACCATTGAACAACTGGAAAAAATAATAGCACTTGATTTTTATGCCGGTATTGGTGGCGTGTCTACCTTTAAAAATGGCGGACTCGATAAAATTCTTACAGAAAAACATTTACAACATGTATTGCTGGAAACCGATGCGCCTTACCTTGCTCCGGTTCCTTTTCGCGGCAAAAGAAATGAACCGGCTTACCTTAGTTATGTGAAAACCCGCTTGAGCGAAATTTTACAAATTGACCCTGTTATCATCGATGAAGTTACTACAGCAAACGCGCAGCAATTGTTTTTTTGA
- a CDS encoding amidohydrolase family protein codes for MKKIYILSIICLMAFCVVAQQVPVVITNATLHIGDGTVINNGTVIFKNGKIEYAGVAKTDGFDANTASMIDGTGKHVYPGFIATGSGLGLIEFSAVRATRDAYEVGVFNPNVRSLIAYNTDSKVIPTVRSNGVLIAEVVPGGAVISGQSSIMKLAGWNWEDAVVVPDNAMHMYWPGIYSYNYQKGTNEISSTYNQELLMINNFMAEAKAYCTVATHKEKNLKFEAMRNIFAGKQKMFIAANSEKAIIGAVDFAKTYGIKIVIVGGRQSYRVTTLLKENNIPVIIETTHELPSFDGDPVDLPYKLPSILVKAGVLCGLTMSDGGDSFWGMRNLPFIAGTAAAYGLSKEEAVQLITLNNAKILGIENTYGTLTAGKSATLFVCEGDALDMQTSILTNIFINGERIKVENWQNDLSKKYEIKYGIEVK; via the coding sequence ATGAAAAAAATATATATATTATCCATAATCTGTTTAATGGCATTTTGTGTTGTTGCTCAACAGGTTCCGGTTGTAATTACAAATGCTACCTTACATATTGGTGATGGCACCGTTATTAATAATGGTACCGTAATATTTAAAAATGGCAAAATTGAATATGCAGGTGTTGCAAAAACCGATGGTTTTGATGCTAATACCGCATCAATGATTGATGGCACAGGCAAACATGTGTATCCCGGTTTTATTGCCACCGGCTCAGGTTTGGGTTTAATTGAATTCAGTGCAGTTCGTGCAACACGCGATGCGTATGAGGTTGGTGTATTTAATCCGAATGTGAGGTCGCTTATTGCTTATAATACCGATTCAAAAGTAATTCCTACCGTACGTAGCAATGGTGTTTTAATTGCAGAAGTTGTTCCGGGCGGAGCTGTAATCAGCGGACAAAGCAGTATTATGAAACTGGCAGGTTGGAATTGGGAAGATGCAGTTGTGGTGCCGGATAATGCCATGCATATGTATTGGCCCGGTATTTACAGTTATAATTATCAGAAAGGCACTAATGAAATCAGCAGCACGTATAATCAGGAATTATTGATGATAAATAATTTTATGGCTGAGGCTAAAGCATATTGCACTGTGGCAACGCATAAAGAGAAAAATTTAAAGTTTGAAGCTATGCGCAACATTTTTGCAGGAAAACAAAAAATGTTTATTGCTGCAAATAGCGAAAAAGCAATTATTGGCGCAGTTGATTTTGCAAAAACGTATGGAATTAAAATTGTAATTGTAGGTGGCCGACAAAGCTATCGTGTTACTACTTTATTAAAAGAAAATAATATACCTGTTATTATAGAAACAACACATGAGCTGCCTTCATTTGATGGCGACCCTGTTGATTTACCTTATAAATTACCTTCTATACTGGTAAAAGCAGGCGTTTTATGTGGCTTAACGATGAGCGATGGTGGTGATAGTTTTTGGGGTATGCGCAATTTACCATTTATAGCCGGAACAGCAGCAGCTTATGGTTTAAGTAAAGAAGAAGCAGTGCAATTAATCACTTTAAACAATGCAAAAATTTTAGGCATCGAAAATACCTATGGCACATTAACCGCAGGAAAAAGTGCTACCCTTTTTGTATGTGAAGGTGATGCTTTAGATATGCAAACAAGTATTCTTACCAATATATTTATTAATGGTGAAAGAATAAAAGTTGAAAACTGGCAGAATGATTTGAGTAAAAAATATGAAATTAAATACGGTATTGAAGTAAAATAA